In Humulus lupulus chromosome 7, drHumLupu1.1, whole genome shotgun sequence, the following are encoded in one genomic region:
- the LOC133791571 gene encoding ATP-dependent 6-phosphofructokinase 5, chloroplastic-like: MSRVLCAWGSDRGTGRFVGTFCLCELLTRKVVQNVHLSGGSLLGVSRGGPIISEIVDNMKERGINMLFVLGGNGTHAGANVIHKEECCRRGVKVDVVGVPKTIDNDILLMDKTFGFDTAVEEAQRAINLAYIKLQIFITFCDLFDFILIA; encoded by the exons ATGTCtcgagttctctgtgcctggggttCTGATCGTGGCACAGGAAGATTCGTTGGAACATTTTGCCTCTGTGAACTT CTAACCCGAAAAGTGGTCCAAAACGTTCACCTATCCGGTGGAAGCTTGTTAGGAGTTTCGCGTGGAGGACCAATCATAAGTGAAATCGTGGACAACATGAAG GAAAGAGGAATCAACATGCTTTTTGTGCTGGGTGGGAACGGAACTCATGCTGGGGCAAATGTAATTCACAAAGAGGAA TGCTGTAGAAGAGGGGTAAAGGTGGATGTTGTTGGGGTCCCCAAAACTATAGACAATGATATTTTGCTGATGGACAAAACTTTTGGGTTTGACACTGCTGTTGAGGAAGCACAACGAGCCATTAATTTAGCTTACATCAAGTTACAAATTTTCATTACATTTTGTGATTTGTTCGATTTCATTTTGATTGCTTAA